A part of Winslowiella toletana genomic DNA contains:
- the speD gene encoding adenosylmethionine decarboxylase, with amino-acid sequence MQKLKLHGFNNLTKSLSFCIYDICYANTAAERDGYIAYIDEQYNANRLTEILSETCSIIGANVLNIARQDYEPQGASVTILVSEEPIDPRDIDNSEHPGPLPNSVVAHLDKSHICVHTYPESHPEGGLCTFRADIEVSTCGVISPLKALNYLIHQLESDIVTIDYRVRGFTRDVNGVKHFIDHEINSIQNFMSEDMKSMYDMMDVNVYQENIFHTKMLLKEFDLKHYLFNTKPEDLRPQEHKRITDLLWKEMREIYYGRNIPAVGLKTL; translated from the coding sequence TTGCAAAAGCTGAAACTACATGGCTTCAACAACCTGACAAAGAGCCTGAGTTTTTGTATCTATGATATTTGCTATGCGAATACCGCTGCGGAGCGCGACGGATACATTGCCTATATTGATGAGCAATACAACGCCAATCGTCTGACTGAAATCCTGAGCGAAACCTGCTCGATCATTGGCGCTAATGTGCTGAATATCGCCCGTCAGGATTACGAACCACAAGGGGCCAGCGTCACCATTCTGGTGAGCGAAGAGCCTATTGACCCGCGTGATATCGATAACTCGGAACATCCTGGTCCACTGCCGAACTCCGTGGTGGCCCATCTGGATAAGAGCCATATCTGCGTCCATACCTACCCGGAAAGTCACCCGGAAGGCGGACTCTGCACTTTCCGCGCCGATATCGAGGTCTCTACCTGCGGTGTCATCTCGCCGCTAAAAGCGCTGAACTACTTAATTCATCAACTGGAATCTGACATCGTCACTATCGACTATCGTGTGCGTGGCTTTACCCGTGACGTTAACGGCGTAAAACACTTTATTGATCACGAGATTAATTCGATTCAGAACTTTATGTCTGAAGATATGAAGTCGATGTACGACATGATGGATGTGAACGTTTATCAGGAGAATATCTTCCACACTAAGATGCTGCTGAAAGAGTTCGACTTAAAACACTACCTGTTTAACACCAAACCGGAAGATTTGCGCCCGCAAGAGCACAAACGCATTACCGATTTGTTGTGGAAAGAGATGCGTGAAATTTACTACGGCCGCAATATCCCTGCCGTGGGATTGAAAACGCTGTAA
- the speE gene encoding polyamine aminopropyltransferase — protein MAQNEMWYETLHAGFGQYFTVDKQLYREKTEHQDLIIFENAALGRVMALDGVVQTTERDEFIYHEMMTHVPLLAHGAAKKVLIIGGGDGAMLREVSRHQSVEQITMVEIDAGVVTFCKQYLPNHSAGAYEDPRFTLVIDDGVNFVNQCSEKFDVIISDCTDPIGPGESLFTSEFYAGCHRSLNQNGIFVAQNGVCFLQQDEAINSHRKLGHYFSDVSFYQAAIPTYYGGIMTFAWASDNPALRQLDSATLQARFAAAGITCRYYNPAIHTGSFALPQYLLNALSDAS, from the coding sequence ATGGCTCAAAATGAAATGTGGTATGAAACACTTCATGCCGGTTTCGGACAATATTTCACGGTTGATAAACAGCTGTATCGTGAAAAGACCGAACATCAGGATCTGATTATCTTTGAAAATGCTGCTCTGGGTCGCGTTATGGCGCTTGACGGCGTGGTACAAACCACCGAGCGCGATGAGTTTATCTACCACGAGATGATGACCCATGTGCCGCTACTGGCGCACGGCGCGGCGAAGAAAGTGCTGATTATTGGCGGCGGCGATGGCGCAATGCTGCGTGAAGTCAGCCGTCATCAATCGGTTGAGCAGATCACCATGGTGGAAATTGACGCCGGGGTGGTTACCTTCTGCAAACAGTATCTGCCAAACCACAGCGCCGGAGCCTATGAGGATCCGCGCTTTACGCTGGTAATAGATGATGGCGTTAACTTCGTTAATCAGTGCAGCGAAAAATTCGACGTTATTATCTCTGACTGTACCGACCCGATTGGTCCTGGCGAAAGTCTGTTTACCTCTGAATTTTACGCCGGATGCCACCGCAGCCTTAATCAGAATGGCATCTTCGTGGCGCAGAATGGCGTTTGTTTCCTGCAACAGGACGAAGCCATCAACAGTCACCGCAAGCTGGGTCACTACTTCAGTGATGTCAGCTTCTATCAGGCAGCGATCCCGACCTATTATGGCGGCATTATGACCTTTGCCTGGGCGAGTGATAATCCAGCTTTGCGCCAGCTTGATAGCGCAACCCTGCAGGCGCGTTTTGCTGCAGCGGGTATAACCTGCCGTTACTATAATCCGGCGATCCACACTGGCAGCTTTGCCCTGCCGCAATATCTGTTGAATGCACTGTCAGACGCAAGCTGA
- a CDS encoding YacC family pilotin-like protein: MKKGIKALFLTGLLGFSCSSFALSESEAEDLADLTAVFVYLKNDCGYQDLPDAQIRKALMFFAQQNRWDLTNYASYNMKALGEDSYRDLSGIAIANDKKCKSLARDSLSLLAYVK, encoded by the coding sequence ATGAAGAAAGGCATCAAGGCTCTGTTTCTGACCGGTCTGCTGGGTTTTTCCTGCTCCAGCTTTGCGCTGAGCGAATCAGAAGCGGAAGATCTTGCGGATCTGACCGCGGTATTTGTCTACCTGAAAAATGACTGTGGCTATCAGGATCTTCCCGATGCCCAGATTCGTAAAGCCCTGATGTTTTTTGCCCAGCAAAACCGTTGGGATTTAACCAATTACGCCAGTTACAACATGAAAGCGTTAGGCGAAGACAGCTACCGTGATTTGAGCGGTATTGCCATCGCGAATGATAAAAAGTGTAAGTCTCTCGCACGTGATTCCCTGAGCCTGCTGGCCTACGTAAAATAA
- the cueO gene encoding multicopper oxidase CueO, producing MLRRDFIKLSAALSAAGALPLWSRSLMAATRPMLPIPELLSADPRGEVTLTAQSGFSTWNGKQVPSWGYNGNLLGPALLLERGKPISVNIDNRLPQATTLHWHGLEIPGAVDGGPQARIEPGQRRTVSFTPDQPAATCWFHPHQHGETGYQVAQGLAGLVIMQDNDSEKLMLPKQWGVDDIPLILQDKQLSADGSKIDYQLDILSAAVGWFGNMMLTNGVQYPQQAVPRGWLRLRLLNGCNARSLKLAASDHRPLYVIASDGGLLAEPVKVTELAMMPGERFEVLVDTKDGKAFDLVTLPVRQMGMTLMPFDQPLPLLNVIPLAIQASGQLPDKLVDLPPLPASEGITNRWLQLMMDPQLDQLGMQALMRKYGNKAMAGMAMDAHDDKDGDGAMDHRAMAGDPASYDFHHGNKINGLPYDMDKPMFAARLGDYEKWTISGEGDAMLHPFHIHGAQFRILSENGKAPEAHRSGWKDMVRVEGWRSEVLVRFNYVADAQNAYMAHCHLLEHEDTGMMLGFTVN from the coding sequence ATGTTACGCCGTGATTTTATTAAGCTGAGCGCTGCGCTCAGTGCTGCCGGTGCGTTACCACTCTGGAGCCGCTCGCTGATGGCCGCAACCCGTCCGATGCTGCCGATTCCCGAGCTGCTGAGTGCCGACCCGCGCGGCGAAGTCACGCTAACCGCTCAGAGTGGTTTTTCAACCTGGAACGGCAAGCAAGTGCCGAGCTGGGGTTATAACGGCAATCTGCTGGGGCCGGCGCTGCTGCTGGAGCGCGGCAAACCGATTAGCGTCAATATCGACAACCGGCTGCCGCAGGCCACCACCCTGCACTGGCACGGGCTGGAGATCCCCGGCGCAGTGGATGGCGGACCGCAGGCGCGCATTGAGCCGGGCCAGCGCCGCACGGTGAGTTTTACCCCCGACCAGCCGGCGGCTACCTGCTGGTTCCACCCTCATCAGCATGGTGAAACCGGCTATCAGGTGGCGCAGGGGCTGGCGGGGCTGGTGATTATGCAGGATAACGACAGTGAAAAACTGATGCTGCCGAAGCAGTGGGGCGTCGATGATATTCCGCTGATTTTACAGGATAAACAGCTTAGCGCCGACGGCAGTAAAATCGATTATCAGCTGGATATTCTCAGCGCGGCGGTGGGCTGGTTTGGCAATATGATGTTAACCAACGGCGTGCAGTATCCGCAGCAGGCGGTGCCGCGCGGCTGGCTGCGTCTGCGCTTGCTGAATGGCTGTAACGCCCGTTCCCTGAAACTGGCGGCCAGCGATCATCGCCCGCTGTATGTGATTGCCAGCGACGGCGGCCTGCTGGCTGAACCGGTTAAAGTCACGGAGCTGGCGATGATGCCAGGTGAGCGCTTTGAAGTGCTGGTCGATACCAAAGATGGCAAAGCGTTTGACCTGGTGACCCTGCCGGTGCGTCAGATGGGGATGACGCTGATGCCGTTTGACCAGCCGCTGCCGCTGTTAAACGTTATCCCGCTGGCGATTCAGGCCAGTGGTCAGCTGCCGGACAAACTGGTCGATCTGCCGCCGCTGCCCGCCAGCGAAGGCATCACTAACCGCTGGCTGCAACTGATGATGGATCCGCAACTGGACCAGCTCGGGATGCAGGCGCTGATGCGCAAGTATGGCAATAAAGCGATGGCCGGGATGGCGATGGATGCGCACGACGATAAAGATGGCGACGGCGCAATGGATCACCGTGCAATGGCTGGCGACCCGGCAAGTTACGATTTCCATCACGGCAATAAGATCAACGGCCTGCCCTATGATATGGACAAGCCGATGTTTGCCGCCAGATTAGGCGATTATGAAAAGTGGACCATTTCCGGTGAAGGCGACGCCATGCTGCATCCGTTCCATATTCACGGCGCCCAGTTCCGCATTCTGTCGGAAAACGGTAAAGCGCCGGAAGCGCACCGCAGTGGCTGGAAAGACATGGTGCGCGTTGAGGGCTGGCGCAGCGAAGTGCTGGTGCGCTTTAACTATGTTGCTGATGCGCAGAATGCTTATATGGCGCACTGCCATCTGCTGGAGCATGAAGATACCGGCATGATGCTGGGATTTACCGTTAACTAA
- a CDS encoding YhbP family protein — translation MQNVNPLATIGDYLQQQHVLTLCSGERDSLWCASCFYVFDRDEVAFLLMSASSTEHGALMQQQALVAGTVSDQTKTVALIRGVQYQGEVSCLSGDEAQRARTHYQRRFPLAKLITTPVWKIRINRLKMTNNRLGFGRKLHWLRNVT, via the coding sequence GTGCAAAATGTTAATCCGCTGGCGACGATCGGCGACTATTTGCAGCAGCAGCATGTGCTGACACTCTGTAGCGGCGAGCGCGATTCACTGTGGTGCGCCAGCTGCTTTTATGTTTTTGATCGGGACGAAGTGGCATTTCTGCTGATGAGCGCCAGCAGCACCGAGCATGGCGCATTGATGCAACAGCAGGCCCTGGTTGCCGGCACGGTCAGCGATCAGACTAAAACCGTGGCGCTGATCCGTGGCGTGCAGTATCAGGGAGAAGTCAGTTGCTTAAGCGGCGATGAAGCGCAGCGCGCCCGCACGCACTACCAGCGGCGTTTCCCGCTGGCAAAACTTATCACTACGCCAGTATGGAAAATCCGGATTAACCGGCTAAAAATGACCAATAACCGGCTGGGTTTTGGCAGAAAACTGCACTGGCTGCGCAACGTTACGTAG
- a CDS encoding NosD domain-containing protein gives MKKISLAILFSCLLPTVICAAENSSPSAEILQVTSYADNGSQGTLRWALEKNNQHPGHYRIELHAIGNKPYVIKLQQPLPAIRGPVEIINTDWRKTSDYIAIDGSGYIKPVDPRACPGAVAGQYGANVRTTSLPGLVLRDTDHVTLQGLEISNFCIGILINRASDNLLEDNRIVANHGGAGIMLTGDDGKGNSTITTTQRNKIIRNTFINNGDAMEATRGASFNLIADNFITTDKSNQEPSQGIELLWGNDNQIIRNHFENYSDGVQLNWGNRNYIAANTFTNLSSAVTLSGSENIVDGNIMIGNRVAVSVRPQGEAGKDGSFGINRITGPSDNRISENIMVDNGKDIKRCFAGGSCVEGEAGAIVFNVPGLEHAAFIGNRGGGISNDTSQLEKICAIDGQSAGCESVPNEGQTAPRLSQVRLHNSELSVDGQVNGVANTLYRIEFFSNRRASEDEAEDFLGYQMVPINANGKASFHYLRALPAGLQVANITATATNNDGATSPLSHPVMVR, from the coding sequence ATGAAAAAAATATCTTTAGCGATACTGTTTTCCTGTCTGCTGCCAACTGTTATCTGTGCAGCAGAAAACAGCAGCCCGTCAGCGGAAATATTACAGGTCACCTCTTATGCCGATAATGGCAGCCAGGGTACGTTGCGCTGGGCATTAGAAAAAAACAATCAACACCCAGGACACTATCGCATTGAATTACATGCCATCGGCAACAAGCCGTATGTCATTAAACTGCAACAGCCGCTGCCTGCCATCCGCGGACCGGTAGAGATTATCAATACCGACTGGCGCAAAACCAGTGACTATATTGCGATTGACGGTTCCGGCTATATCAAACCGGTTGATCCACGAGCCTGCCCGGGCGCGGTTGCGGGCCAGTACGGCGCCAATGTGCGCACCACCAGCCTGCCAGGTCTGGTGTTGCGCGATACCGACCATGTGACGCTACAGGGGCTGGAAATCAGTAACTTTTGCATCGGGATCTTAATTAACCGCGCCAGTGATAACCTGCTGGAAGATAACCGTATTGTCGCGAACCATGGTGGCGCTGGCATTATGTTAACCGGCGATGATGGCAAAGGTAATTCCACCATCACAACCACACAAAGAAATAAAATCATCCGCAATACTTTTATTAATAATGGCGATGCAATGGAGGCCACTCGTGGCGCATCATTTAATCTGATTGCCGATAACTTTATTACTACCGATAAAAGTAATCAGGAACCCTCTCAGGGTATCGAGCTGTTGTGGGGGAACGATAATCAAATCATCCGTAACCACTTTGAAAATTACTCTGATGGTGTTCAGCTTAACTGGGGCAACCGCAACTATATTGCGGCCAATACCTTTACCAACTTGTCATCCGCCGTCACCTTAAGCGGCAGCGAAAATATCGTGGACGGCAATATTATGATCGGCAACCGGGTGGCGGTTTCGGTGCGTCCACAGGGCGAAGCGGGTAAAGATGGCAGCTTTGGTATTAACCGTATCACCGGTCCTTCGGATAACCGCATCAGTGAAAATATTATGGTCGATAACGGTAAAGATATTAAGCGCTGCTTTGCCGGTGGCAGTTGTGTCGAAGGTGAAGCTGGCGCGATTGTCTTTAACGTGCCGGGACTGGAACACGCCGCCTTTATTGGCAATCGTGGCGGCGGTATCAGTAATGACACCAGTCAGCTGGAAAAAATCTGCGCGATTGATGGTCAGAGCGCCGGTTGCGAATCGGTGCCGAATGAGGGCCAGACGGCTCCGCGTCTGAGCCAGGTCAGGCTGCATAACAGCGAGCTAAGCGTTGATGGTCAGGTCAATGGTGTGGCTAACACCCTGTACCGTATTGAATTCTTCTCAAATCGTCGTGCCAGTGAAGATGAGGCCGAAGACTTCCTCGGTTATCAGATGGTGCCGATCAATGCCAACGGCAAAGCCAGCTTCCACTACCTGCGGGCACTGCCCGCCGGTTTGCAGGTCGCCAATATTACCGCCACCGCCACCAATAATGACGGCGCAACTTCACCATTAAGTCACCCGGTGATGGTCCGGTAG
- a CDS encoding DUF554 domain-containing protein — protein sequence MIIGPYINGAAVLTGGIVGALLSNKLPERVRTSMPQIFGAASMCMGIILVTKIAHMPVMVLAVILGSLLGELVYLEKGIGKLGAKARGLVELVVRSEPGSEESQQQFLQSYVAIIVLFCASGTGIFGSMHEGMTGDFSILIAKSFLDVFTAAIFATTLGFAVAIVAVPQLIIQLLLAYGAVFILPLTTPAMQADFSAVGGVLMFATGFRICGIKIFPVANMLPALVLAMPISALWSAVF from the coding sequence GTGATTATTGGACCCTATATTAATGGGGCCGCCGTACTGACTGGCGGCATTGTTGGGGCACTACTGAGTAATAAACTCCCTGAACGCGTACGCACCTCGATGCCGCAGATTTTTGGCGCCGCTTCAATGTGTATGGGCATCATTCTGGTCACCAAAATTGCCCATATGCCGGTGATGGTGCTGGCGGTGATCCTCGGTTCACTGTTAGGGGAGTTAGTTTATCTGGAAAAAGGCATTGGCAAGCTTGGAGCGAAAGCGCGCGGGTTAGTGGAATTAGTTGTCCGCTCCGAGCCAGGCAGTGAGGAGTCGCAGCAGCAATTTTTACAGAGCTATGTGGCGATTATTGTGCTGTTTTGCGCCAGTGGCACCGGGATTTTTGGTTCGATGCATGAGGGGATGACCGGTGATTTCAGTATCCTGATTGCCAAATCGTTCCTCGATGTGTTTACCGCCGCTATTTTTGCTACCACGCTCGGCTTCGCGGTGGCGATTGTCGCAGTGCCACAGCTGATTATTCAGTTACTGCTGGCCTATGGCGCGGTATTTATTCTGCCACTGACCACGCCAGCGATGCAGGCGGATTTTTCCGCCGTCGGCGGCGTACTGATGTTTGCCACCGGTTTTCGTATCTGTGGCATTAAGATATTCCCGGTAGCCAATATGTTACCAGCGCTGGTACTGGCAATGCCTATATCGGCGTTATGGAGCGCCGTATTTTAA
- a CDS encoding UbiX family flavin prenyltransferase translates to MSGSVSALKKPRLVVGISGASGFSYGVQALRFLRQAGVESHLVISPAAHLNRQHETSLSEEDVLALADVVHPIRAVGAAISSGSFQTMGMLVAPCSMHSLAAIANGVTDNLLTRAADVVLKERRRLVLMVRETPLHAGHLRNMQYATECGAIIFPPVPALYARPQTVEEIISHSVARALSLFGIDCAELPRWGETVNLLSGSEES, encoded by the coding sequence ATGTCAGGGTCAGTTAGTGCGCTAAAAAAACCACGTCTGGTGGTCGGCATCAGCGGTGCTTCAGGTTTCTCCTATGGCGTTCAGGCACTGCGTTTCTTACGTCAGGCTGGAGTGGAGAGCCATCTGGTGATCTCCCCGGCGGCACATCTGAATCGGCAGCACGAAACCAGTCTCAGCGAGGAAGATGTGCTGGCGCTGGCGGACGTGGTGCATCCGATCCGGGCAGTAGGAGCCGCGATTTCCAGTGGGTCATTTCAGACCATGGGGATGCTGGTGGCGCCCTGCTCAATGCACTCCCTGGCTGCCATCGCCAATGGCGTTACCGATAATCTGCTGACACGGGCAGCAGATGTCGTGCTAAAAGAACGCAGGCGGCTGGTGTTAATGGTGCGGGAAACGCCATTACATGCCGGTCATCTGCGTAATATGCAATATGCGACTGAATGTGGTGCGATTATTTTCCCTCCGGTGCCGGCTCTGTATGCCCGGCCACAAACTGTTGAGGAGATTATCTCCCACAGTGTGGCGCGCGCGCTGAGCTTATTTGGTATTGATTGTGCGGAATTACCACGTTGGGGAGAGACAGTAAACTTATTAAGTGGGAGTGAAGAGTCGTGA
- a CDS encoding UbiD family decarboxylase, whose protein sequence is MSEAKKVDALPKVTDLRSALAVLSQYEDELIYTDEPVDPIAELSGVYRYVGANGTVQRPTRVGPAMIFNKIKGYDDMRVLIGLLSSRKRVARLFGTTPEKLAFMLKDSVSTPIAPIVIPREKAACQEVVHLATDPDFDILKLLPAPTNTPEDAGPYFTLGMAYAADPETGEHDVTIHRLCVQGKDEISMYFVPGRHLDVFRQKAEAAGKALPISISIGVDPAIEIGACFEPPTTPLGFDELSIAGSLRGQAVELVDCISVKARGIANAEVVIEGELVPNYRVREDQNTNTGKAMPEFPGYTGDAQAEVPVIKVKAITHRRHPILQTCIGPSDEHTNMAGIPTEASILQMVERALPGFVQNVHCPSPGTGKYLAVLQVKKRTAQDEGRQKQAALLAFSAFSELKHVMLVDEDVDIFDLSDVMWAMTTRYQGDVSTTFIPGVRCHPLDPSSDPAFSSSIRGHGIACKAIFDCTVPYSLKKNFQRSQFLEVDVNRFIPGFNQ, encoded by the coding sequence ATGTCTGAAGCCAAAAAAGTTGATGCTCTGCCAAAAGTGACGGACCTGCGTTCCGCACTGGCGGTGCTAAGCCAGTACGAGGATGAATTGATTTACACCGATGAACCGGTGGATCCGATCGCCGAACTCTCCGGCGTCTATCGTTATGTTGGCGCCAATGGCACCGTGCAACGACCAACTCGTGTTGGCCCGGCAATGATTTTCAATAAAATCAAAGGCTATGATGATATGCGCGTGCTGATCGGGTTACTGTCATCCCGTAAGCGTGTGGCACGACTGTTCGGCACTACGCCGGAAAAGCTGGCTTTTATGCTAAAAGATTCGGTCAGTACGCCAATTGCGCCGATCGTTATCCCACGTGAGAAAGCCGCTTGTCAGGAAGTCGTGCATCTGGCGACCGATCCTGATTTCGATATTCTGAAACTGCTGCCAGCACCGACCAATACACCTGAAGATGCCGGCCCGTACTTCACCCTCGGTATGGCCTATGCTGCTGATCCGGAAACCGGTGAGCACGATGTCACCATCCACCGCCTGTGTGTGCAGGGCAAAGATGAGATTTCCATGTATTTTGTGCCGGGCCGTCATCTGGATGTTTTTCGCCAGAAAGCGGAAGCCGCCGGTAAAGCACTGCCAATCTCTATCAGTATCGGTGTCGATCCGGCCATTGAAATTGGCGCCTGCTTTGAGCCACCGACAACCCCGCTCGGTTTTGATGAACTCTCTATTGCCGGTAGCCTGCGTGGCCAGGCTGTCGAACTGGTTGACTGCATCAGCGTCAAAGCGCGCGGCATTGCTAACGCCGAAGTGGTGATTGAAGGCGAACTGGTGCCAAATTACCGCGTACGCGAAGACCAGAACACCAACACCGGTAAAGCGATGCCAGAATTCCCTGGCTATACCGGTGACGCACAGGCGGAAGTGCCGGTAATTAAAGTCAAAGCGATTACTCATCGCCGTCATCCAATTCTGCAAACCTGTATCGGCCCGAGCGACGAACATACCAATATGGCCGGTATTCCTACCGAAGCCAGTATTCTGCAAATGGTAGAACGCGCCCTGCCTGGTTTTGTGCAGAATGTACATTGCCCGTCTCCGGGCACCGGCAAATACCTGGCGGTATTGCAGGTGAAAAAACGCACTGCGCAGGATGAAGGTCGCCAGAAACAGGCTGCATTGCTGGCTTTCTCAGCCTTCTCCGAACTGAAGCATGTGATGCTGGTGGATGAAGACGTCGATATTTTCGACCTTAGTGACGTGATGTGGGCAATGACCACCCGTTACCAGGGCGATGTCAGCACCACCTTTATTCCGGGCGTGCGTTGCCATCCGCTTGATCCCTCTTCCGATCCGGCCTTTAGCTCGTCAATTCGCGGCCACGGTATTGCCTGTAAAGCTATTTTCGACTGTACCGTACCTTATAGCCTGAAAAAGAATTTCCAGCGCAGTCAGTTCCTTGAAGTGGATGTAAATCGCTTTATTCCAGGCTTTAACCAGTAA
- a CDS encoding LysR substrate-binding domain-containing protein, with protein MDHRQLHSFVVLAEELHFGKAALRLNIAQPALSQHIKALEQELGLMLFLRNRRNVALTHEGAQLLVDARLAVSHYDKIRETARSLRAGYKGQLRMGYVGSSIIDPVLAMLISGYRKENPHVDIDIEEHDVNQQLTLLLNDQLDIALIRTPVPRLEQLDYLEVATRPLIAVLPHHHPLLNKQRIALADLANEPFLIQKDPPGVGLGWSALSSCLRAGFTPQKIQFTRDVSVAIGLVAIGMGVTLAPETQLSVMLPEVGYCHLDDPLATTTLALSWQSHLHNHAVRDFIDYARELLC; from the coding sequence ATGGATCACCGACAACTGCACTCCTTTGTGGTGCTGGCGGAAGAGTTACATTTTGGTAAAGCCGCTTTGCGCCTGAATATTGCCCAGCCAGCACTTAGCCAGCATATTAAAGCGCTGGAGCAGGAACTGGGGCTGATGCTGTTTTTGCGCAATCGGCGTAATGTGGCGTTAACCCATGAGGGCGCGCAGTTGCTGGTTGATGCGCGGCTGGCGGTAAGCCATTACGATAAGATCCGTGAAACCGCGCGCAGCCTGCGGGCAGGATATAAAGGCCAGCTACGAATGGGATATGTCGGATCGTCGATCATCGATCCGGTATTAGCGATGTTAATTAGCGGTTATCGTAAGGAAAATCCGCACGTCGATATTGATATTGAAGAACACGATGTTAACCAGCAATTAACCCTGTTGTTAAATGATCAGCTGGATATTGCTTTAATTCGTACCCCGGTGCCGCGGCTTGAGCAGCTTGATTATCTGGAAGTGGCGACGCGTCCGCTGATTGCCGTGTTGCCGCATCACCATCCGTTGCTGAATAAGCAACGCATTGCTTTAGCCGACCTGGCGAATGAACCTTTTCTGATTCAAAAAGATCCTCCCGGCGTCGGGCTGGGCTGGTCGGCGCTCTCTTCCTGTCTGCGCGCCGGGTTTACGCCGCAAAAAATTCAGTTTACCCGTGATGTGTCTGTCGCCATTGGCCTGGTGGCGATTGGCATGGGGGTGACGCTGGCGCCGGAAACCCAGCTTTCGGTGATGCTGCCGGAAGTCGGGTATTGTCATCTCGACGATCCACTGGCCACCACCACGCTGGCGCTCAGCTGGCAGAGCCATTTGCATAATCACGCCGTGCGCGACTTTATTGACTATGCGCGTGAGCTACTCTGCTAA
- a CDS encoding cystathionine gamma-synthase family protein translates to MTSPHSKKTHLGNRELSPETQMLNYGYDPALSEGAVKPPVFLTSTFVFNTAEEGRDFFDYVSGRREPPAGSSSGLVYSRFNHPNSEIVEDRLAIYERSESGALFSSGMSAIATTLLALVKPGDAILHSQPLYGGTETLLTKTFRNLGVATQGFDDGVNQTSVQAAADAALQQGRVSVILIESPANPTNSLVDVAMISRIADYIAQQQGHRPVIACDNTLLGPVFQRPLEHGADLSIYSLTKYVGGHSDLIAGAVLGSKALISQIKSLRGSIGTQLDPHSCWMIGRSLETLSLRMERANSNAQAVAEFLRDHAKVENIHYLSFLDAQSAAGQTFSQQCSGAGSTFSFDLRGGQASSFRFLNALQLFKLAVSLGGTESLASHPASTTHSGVPVEVRDRIGIRPSTIRLSIGIENKDDLIEDLRLALEQA, encoded by the coding sequence ATGACGTCGCCACACTCAAAGAAAACCCATCTTGGTAATCGCGAATTGTCGCCAGAAACGCAAATGCTTAACTATGGCTACGATCCGGCGCTTTCTGAAGGCGCGGTTAAACCGCCGGTATTCCTTACTTCGACCTTTGTCTTTAACACTGCTGAAGAGGGGCGCGACTTCTTCGACTATGTCTCCGGCCGCCGTGAACCACCGGCAGGCAGTTCATCGGGCCTGGTTTACTCGCGTTTTAACCATCCTAATAGCGAAATCGTTGAGGATCGACTGGCGATTTATGAGCGCAGCGAAAGTGGCGCGCTATTCTCCTCCGGCATGTCGGCAATTGCCACCACGCTGCTGGCGCTGGTCAAACCGGGGGATGCCATCCTGCACTCGCAACCGTTGTATGGCGGCACCGAAACCCTGCTAACGAAAACCTTTCGCAATCTGGGCGTGGCGACTCAGGGCTTTGATGATGGCGTCAATCAGACATCGGTACAGGCTGCCGCCGATGCTGCGCTGCAACAGGGACGCGTTTCAGTCATCCTGATTGAGTCACCAGCAAACCCGACCAATAGCCTGGTCGATGTGGCGATGATCAGTCGTATCGCTGACTATATTGCTCAACAACAGGGTCATCGTCCGGTTATTGCCTGCGATAACACCCTGCTGGGCCCGGTGTTTCAGCGGCCGCTGGAGCATGGCGCCGATCTCTCCATCTACTCGCTGACCAAATATGTTGGCGGCCACTCGGACCTGATTGCCGGTGCGGTGCTTGGCAGTAAGGCGCTGATCAGCCAGATTAAATCGCTGCGTGGCTCGATTGGCACCCAGCTGGATCCGCACTCCTGCTGGATGATTGGCCGCTCACTGGAGACGCTGTCGCTGCGGATGGAGCGCGCAAACAGTAATGCACAGGCTGTGGCGGAGTTTCTGCGCGATCATGCTAAAGTCGAAAATATCCACTATCTGTCATTTCTTGATGCGCAATCTGCCGCCGGACAAACCTTCAGCCAGCAGTGTTCGGGAGCCGGTTCGACCTTTTCTTTCGATTTACGCGGCGGCCAGGCCTCTTCTTTCCGTTTTCTCAATGCGCTCCAGCTGTTTAAGCTGGCGGTCAGCCTTGGCGGCACCGAATCACTTGCCAGCCACCCGGCCAGCACCACGCATTCGGGCGTGCCGGTTGAGGTGCGCGACCGCATTGGCATTCGACCGTCTACCATTCGTTTATCGATCGGCATCGAGAATAAAGATGATTTAATTGAGGATTTGCGTCTGGCGCTGGAACAGGCCTGA